From Spirosoma aerolatum, one genomic window encodes:
- a CDS encoding tetratricopeptide repeat protein, with the protein MKPSKPSSVRFRKIALSVAVLLGFACGPSFDPNEFMSFFQPESAAMLPSDRGFVFSPQLYADTEWGVSYEDTLVIDENVRAWAAYAGGQLSETEVSKALYKEDPDAVTKLTSTLETSKNQAVSYLKFAWSADNGQANPWSTDATPVDSARLPQLLEEAKSAYKTTSDAFLKERYAFQAVKLACERADYKQAFQLYDQLIKPLPKKTFISDWALCRRAGATLALGDTARAIYEFAQVFDRCPSRRRAAETSLRKYGITFRDEALQYAQTDGERAAVYALCAIQPGQDALDLLKALVHLAPKNPLVELVMAREINRNEYYFFMDGPEYMHSTYSSEPDSLGFVGRRAESVSYFDKLRAFALESAENKALGDGAFWYTAAAYLDYIGKDYKEAQTHLDQAAQLPTGNPNLKKQIALQRMLLLAAQTSVMTPDVEHLLIGYLEEFDTTQSFRLNNAFVATCKQFAAIYQQKVETKQGWFASCTRSKTPDVDGPSQAKAYLLTMLTTQGNGDFSSIADPIAIEDSVPSITVRQTLAYASQASLTDFDKRLLKLSGLTSDYLNLLLGRRLMMEHHYAEAADVFTKVDPKTWKNDAFTTFFTHNPFAIKMPRLQGRGVNFPAESEDNPYTPVSFARRMAELEQQAKSASGDKAAELYYLLGCGAWNMSWYGNAWLVTKSFWSGGEPPVYDTPTDPTQKQKRFDELMHTDYYTTTTARTYFEKSAKSANTPALADRSAYMAARCEANAFSLQKSIEQVRNGYVYEEDSTFVKKMLALRKTKYAQYYKDFFNNHTHSPFNQEMIRECAMYKDFLSFGEGLEK; encoded by the coding sequence GTGAAACCATCCAAACCCTCCTCCGTCCGATTCCGTAAAATTGCCTTGTCTGTAGCTGTGCTGCTGGGTTTTGCCTGCGGCCCCTCATTTGATCCAAATGAGTTTATGAGTTTTTTTCAGCCCGAATCGGCTGCCATGCTGCCGAGCGACCGAGGGTTTGTGTTTTCTCCCCAGCTCTATGCCGATACTGAATGGGGTGTTTCGTATGAAGATACCTTGGTGATCGACGAAAATGTACGGGCCTGGGCTGCGTATGCCGGGGGGCAGTTGTCTGAAACCGAAGTGAGTAAGGCTCTTTACAAAGAAGATCCTGACGCCGTTACGAAGCTGACCTCAACTCTTGAAACGTCTAAAAATCAGGCCGTATCGTACCTGAAATTCGCCTGGTCGGCCGACAATGGACAGGCGAATCCCTGGTCCACAGATGCTACGCCTGTCGATAGTGCACGATTGCCGCAACTATTGGAAGAGGCCAAGTCTGCTTATAAAACGACCAGCGATGCTTTTTTAAAAGAACGGTATGCGTTTCAGGCGGTTAAGCTAGCGTGCGAACGGGCTGATTACAAGCAGGCTTTTCAACTGTACGATCAGCTTATAAAGCCTTTACCAAAGAAAACGTTCATAAGCGACTGGGCACTTTGCCGTCGGGCGGGAGCGACGCTGGCGTTGGGCGACACAGCAAGGGCAATTTACGAATTTGCTCAGGTGTTTGATCGATGCCCGTCGCGCCGGAGGGCTGCTGAAACGAGCCTGCGAAAATATGGAATCACGTTTCGCGACGAAGCGCTACAGTACGCCCAAACAGATGGAGAACGAGCGGCCGTTTATGCCCTATGTGCCATTCAGCCAGGGCAGGACGCACTGGATCTGCTCAAAGCACTCGTGCATCTGGCTCCCAAAAATCCACTGGTCGAACTGGTTATGGCGCGGGAAATCAACCGCAACGAATATTATTTTTTCATGGATGGACCTGAGTACATGCACAGCACCTACAGTTCTGAGCCAGATTCGCTTGGGTTCGTTGGCCGTCGGGCCGAGTCCGTATCCTATTTCGATAAACTTCGGGCGTTTGCGCTTGAGTCGGCTGAGAATAAGGCGCTTGGCGATGGCGCATTCTGGTACACAGCTGCTGCTTACCTGGACTATATTGGAAAAGACTATAAAGAGGCACAAACGCATCTGGATCAGGCAGCCCAGCTTCCGACCGGCAATCCGAATCTGAAAAAACAGATTGCCTTACAACGCATGCTGCTGCTGGCTGCTCAAACATCAGTCATGACACCCGACGTTGAGCATCTGCTAATTGGTTACCTGGAGGAGTTCGATACGACCCAGAGCTTCCGGCTGAACAACGCGTTTGTGGCGACCTGCAAACAGTTTGCGGCTATTTATCAGCAGAAAGTAGAGACTAAACAGGGTTGGTTCGCCAGTTGTACGCGTTCGAAAACCCCCGATGTCGATGGGCCGAGTCAGGCGAAAGCGTACCTGTTAACCATGCTGACAACGCAGGGGAATGGCGATTTTTCGAGCATTGCCGACCCGATCGCCATTGAAGATTCGGTGCCGTCGATTACCGTTCGACAAACGCTTGCCTATGCCAGTCAAGCCAGCCTGACTGATTTCGATAAGCGACTGTTAAAACTGTCGGGCCTGACCAGTGACTACCTGAATCTGCTCCTTGGCCGACGACTTATGATGGAACATCACTATGCCGAGGCTGCCGACGTATTTACCAAAGTAGACCCGAAAACGTGGAAGAACGATGCTTTCACAACGTTCTTTACGCATAATCCCTTTGCCATAAAAATGCCCCGTTTGCAAGGAAGGGGCGTAAACTTCCCCGCTGAGTCTGAAGACAATCCATACACTCCAGTAAGCTTTGCCCGACGCATGGCCGAACTGGAACAGCAGGCGAAATCGGCTTCGGGCGATAAAGCGGCTGAACTCTACTATCTGTTAGGGTGTGGTGCCTGGAATATGAGTTGGTACGGTAATGCCTGGCTCGTAACAAAGTCGTTCTGGAGTGGGGGCGAGCCACCCGTTTATGATACGCCAACCGATCCCACTCAGAAACAAAAGCGTTTCGATGAACTGATGCACACGGACTATTACACGACGACTACAGCCCGTACCTATTTCGAAAAGTCGGCAAAATCGGCTAATACTCCCGCTCTGGCCGATCGTTCGGCCTATATGGCAGCCCGGTGTGAAGCCAATGCTTTTTCGTTGCAGAAGTCCATCGAGCAGGTTCGGAATGGCTATGTGTATGAAGAGGATTCAACCTTTGTAAAAAAAATGCTGGCTCTTCGTAAAACGAAATATGCTCAGTATTACAAAGACTTTTTCAACAATCACACGCATAGCCCGTTCAATCAGGAAATGATTCGCGAATGTGCGATGTACAAAGATTTCCTGTCGTTTGGCGAGGGTCTGGAAAAATAA
- a CDS encoding ribosomal maturation YjgA family protein — MRNRVSYGLLLVGVVGFGLASRWLPGPDSFIRNYAGDTLWALMVFLGFGFLFRRRSTTTIALVALLFSVCIELSQLYHAPWIDYLRSTRLGGLVLGFGFLWSDLLCYAIGIAAGAFTELALLPSLSHSNNQTQGAHT, encoded by the coding sequence GTGCGCAATCGGGTTAGTTACGGACTCCTACTGGTCGGCGTCGTTGGGTTCGGGCTGGCATCACGATGGCTTCCAGGTCCAGACTCGTTCATCCGGAATTATGCAGGTGATACATTATGGGCATTGATGGTATTTCTGGGTTTTGGATTCCTGTTCCGCCGACGGTCAACCACCACGATTGCACTGGTCGCCCTTCTGTTTTCTGTGTGCATTGAACTCAGTCAATTATACCACGCTCCCTGGATCGATTACCTGCGATCAACCCGACTGGGAGGTCTGGTACTAGGCTTTGGCTTTCTCTGGAGTGATCTGCTCTGCTATGCCATCGGTATTGCAGCCGGAGCCTTTACGGAATTGGCGCTCTTACCTTCTTTAAGTCATTCTAACAATCAGACACAGGGCGCGCATACTTAA
- a CDS encoding DUF2452 domain-containing protein — protein MEEAKVFINPISPDKVAESPGLLAYAHSVGGAIIRPEDKGKITGRAVAAMREQTDMQLSQLYKQMQLLAEQATAIRNRVEISERIYAAQMSFEPVVGHTYYFYQRKNGTDLLSMVAPNEWGRKFPFERCLATVRMMADHTWDVQYHETEFSMSE, from the coding sequence ATGGAAGAAGCGAAAGTTTTCATCAATCCGATTTCACCGGATAAAGTTGCCGAATCGCCAGGATTGCTGGCCTATGCTCACTCGGTCGGTGGAGCCATCATTCGACCCGAAGACAAAGGTAAAATTACAGGGCGGGCTGTAGCAGCCATGCGTGAGCAAACCGATATGCAGCTCAGTCAACTATATAAACAGATGCAGTTGCTGGCTGAGCAGGCTACGGCCATTCGGAATCGGGTCGAAATATCGGAGCGTATTTATGCGGCACAAATGAGTTTTGAACCCGTAGTTGGGCATACCTATTATTTTTATCAGCGTAAAAATGGTACAGACCTTCTCTCAATGGTGGCACCCAATGAATGGGGTCGTAAGTTTCCTTTTGAGCGTTGCCTCGCCACGGTCCGTATGATGGCCGATCATACGTGGGATGTGCAGTATCATGAAACAGAATTTTCAATGAGTGAATGA
- the menB gene encoding 1,4-dihydroxy-2-naphthoyl-CoA synthase produces MTSNYPWEPIKEYKEILFSYYDGIAKISINRPHKRNAFTPLTVKEMSEAMEIARQDERVGVIILTGEGGEAFCSGGDQSVRGHGGYVGEDKVPRLNVLDLQMQIRRIPKPVIAMVAGYAIGGGHVLHVICDLSIAAENARFGQTGPKVGSFDGGFGASFLARVVGQKKAREIWYLCDQYDAQEALEMGLVNKVVPLEQLEEVTISWCRKILEKSPIAIRMLKASFNAELDGQAGIQQLAGDATLLYYLSEEAKEGKDAFLEKRKPDFSKFPKFP; encoded by the coding sequence ATGACGAGTAACTACCCTTGGGAACCCATTAAAGAATACAAAGAAATCCTGTTCAGCTATTACGACGGGATTGCTAAAATCAGTATCAACCGACCGCATAAGCGCAACGCCTTTACGCCATTGACCGTTAAGGAGATGTCGGAAGCGATGGAAATAGCCCGACAGGATGAACGGGTTGGCGTAATTATCTTGACAGGTGAAGGGGGCGAAGCCTTCTGTTCAGGTGGTGATCAGTCGGTGCGCGGACATGGCGGGTACGTTGGGGAAGATAAAGTGCCACGATTGAATGTATTGGACCTGCAAATGCAAATCCGTCGTATTCCAAAGCCTGTGATTGCAATGGTGGCGGGTTATGCTATTGGCGGTGGCCATGTTCTACACGTGATTTGCGATTTGTCGATTGCCGCCGAAAATGCACGCTTTGGCCAAACGGGTCCAAAGGTGGGATCATTCGATGGTGGCTTTGGCGCTTCATTCCTGGCCCGGGTGGTTGGCCAGAAAAAAGCCCGCGAAATCTGGTATTTGTGCGATCAATACGATGCGCAGGAGGCCCTGGAGATGGGGTTGGTCAATAAAGTTGTACCCCTTGAGCAATTGGAAGAGGTAACCATTAGCTGGTGCCGGAAAATTCTTGAAAAAAGCCCTATTGCCATTCGGATGCTGAAAGCATCGTTCAATGCTGAACTGGATGGGCAGGCCGGTATACAACAGTTGGCTGGTGATGCCACGTTGCTCTATTATCTGTCGGAGGAGGCCAAAGAAGGAAAAGACGCGTTTTTGGAAAAGCGTAAACCTGACTTCAGTAAGTTTCCAAAATTTCCATAA
- a CDS encoding response regulator, protein MTTSSLPKSDPSRVVYLVDDDEEDAILFEMAIHEIIPNCRLRIFYNGLILLEVLADPTARPHLIFLDMHMPYPDGLEILMNLKINRQWADIPVIMLTGVEDVDKVSLAYQLGAQSVIVKPSTHSQLLDIVISIREYWFKTVRLPGQA, encoded by the coding sequence ATGACAACATCATCTCTACCCAAAAGTGACCCTAGTCGAGTAGTGTATTTAGTAGACGATGATGAGGAAGATGCCATTCTGTTTGAAATGGCCATTCATGAAATTATTCCCAATTGTCGTTTACGCATTTTTTACAATGGCCTGATTCTTCTGGAGGTATTGGCTGATCCAACAGCCAGACCCCATTTGATTTTTCTGGACATGCATATGCCATACCCCGACGGGCTGGAAATTCTAATGAACCTAAAGATTAACCGACAATGGGCCGACATTCCGGTTATTATGCTAACGGGCGTTGAAGATGTCGATAAAGTGTCGCTGGCCTATCAACTAGGAGCTCAATCCGTTATTGTGAAACCCTCTACCCACAGTCAACTGCTGGATATTGTCATTAGTATTCGGGAGTACTGGTTTAAGACAGTTCGCCTTCCGGGTCAGGCTTAG
- a CDS encoding AMP-binding protein — protein MHILSPSYWPQPATPYESEALDFCKAWQSGQTEFVLHTSGSTGTPKPIRLTRAQMQASARLTGQTLDLQAGDAALVCLNIRYVAGTMMLVRGLELGLPMTLLEPSSNPLEHLDPTTSHFAFTALVPLQLQTILEQSPDKLPILNGMKAILVGGAATSMALEKALQVITAPVFATYGMTETVSHIALRRLNGPDASAIFKALDGVTLGTDERGCLHITSAATNFERVQTNDVVELLDNLHFRLLGRADAIINSGGVKLQPELIEQRISQVLTNYGLSHRVIIAGLPDEQLGQRVVAFIELIHSTPSESFWQAWETAEADIRQTIGKYVIPKDVIIVPNFAETPTGKIDRRATVANYLDQSPS, from the coding sequence ATGCATATTCTGTCACCGTCCTATTGGCCCCAGCCTGCTACGCCCTATGAATCCGAAGCGCTGGATTTTTGCAAAGCCTGGCAAAGTGGGCAAACAGAATTTGTTCTCCATACGTCGGGATCGACCGGGACGCCTAAACCGATTCGACTGACGCGGGCGCAGATGCAGGCCAGCGCCCGCCTAACCGGACAGACGCTTGATTTACAGGCAGGCGACGCAGCACTGGTTTGCCTGAATATTCGGTATGTGGCCGGTACCATGATGCTGGTACGAGGGCTGGAGCTTGGTCTGCCGATGACCCTCCTTGAACCCTCCAGCAATCCACTAGAACACCTTGACCCGACAACATCCCATTTCGCTTTTACGGCCCTGGTCCCCCTGCAACTACAAACAATTCTGGAACAATCGCCCGACAAGCTTCCAATTCTGAATGGCATGAAAGCCATACTGGTAGGCGGTGCAGCTACCAGTATGGCTCTGGAGAAGGCATTACAAGTGATTACTGCCCCTGTTTTTGCCACCTATGGCATGACCGAAACAGTCTCTCACATTGCCCTCCGCCGATTGAATGGCCCCGACGCATCGGCTATATTCAAGGCGCTTGATGGCGTAACTCTGGGTACCGACGAACGAGGCTGTTTACATATTACATCGGCCGCCACCAATTTTGAGCGTGTCCAGACCAACGACGTGGTTGAATTACTAGATAATCTACATTTTCGTCTGCTGGGCCGGGCCGATGCCATCATCAATTCAGGCGGGGTTAAACTACAACCCGAATTAATAGAGCAGCGAATCAGTCAAGTATTAACCAACTACGGTCTATCCCATCGGGTTATCATTGCGGGTCTACCCGATGAACAATTGGGACAGCGTGTAGTAGCTTTCATTGAACTGATTCATTCTACCCCGTCCGAATCATTTTGGCAAGCATGGGAAACAGCGGAGGCCGACATCCGCCAGACAATCGGTAAATATGTCATTCCCAAAGATGTCATTATTGTCCCTAATTTTGCTGAAACCCCTACGGGTAAAATTGATCGCCGGGCAACCGTCGCCAACTATCTTGACCAATCACCCTCCTGA
- a CDS encoding sensor histidine kinase: MRVRDFIGYFLLILAIFSQATPKGVAQAIQRDSLTTPSASIAQIKWLRKNLQLNNRPLNPFTADSLLRAARRLNDRASQLVALCQLASSQRQEGSQSQTANTLQAEALSLAAQLLDVREVSWALSMAGDLMKQDTNARLLPVVHALSISMKQAAVRRKEKPQRGRFFQPNNDELSKTPFPTARPNLPSHRFNPEKSTQFTPPSSIHFTESWLDSLVRLSGQPSPDLTKLTEKKKIRDSSHQLSQRFAQRGDYAQAYNYYVQYTAYKDSLAAEVTARQLAAIKFRQTSQKKEAQIKLLVAERKLREQDALQQRQLLLLLVGLAFLLLAFSITLIRSNRQRMRTNQQLHDQKEALQHTLSELKTTQNQLIQSEKMAALGELTAGIAHEIQNPLNFVNNFSEVSAELVDELVEVQHETGPIDELQAELLADLKQNLQKITQHGGRASAIVKGMLEHSRKVTGEKEPTDLNSLAEEQLRLTYHTIQRNDSTFEANLTTELDTNLGLTNVVQQEISRVLINLYTNAFYALQQKLALNPTGFTPELRVHSERRGKYILLSIWDNGTGIPEAVREKIYQPFFTTKPNGVGTGLGLSLSYDIITKGYGGTLTLSTEYGQFTEFTITLPASD; this comes from the coding sequence ATGCGAGTCAGGGATTTTATCGGCTACTTCCTGCTAATCTTAGCTATCTTCTCTCAGGCAACACCTAAAGGCGTAGCGCAAGCTATCCAGAGAGATAGCCTCACTACGCCCTCCGCTTCCATTGCCCAGATCAAATGGTTGCGAAAAAACCTGCAACTAAACAATCGACCACTTAATCCCTTCACTGCCGACTCGCTGCTTCGAGCTGCCCGTCGGCTCAATGATCGCGCAAGCCAACTTGTGGCACTTTGCCAGTTAGCCAGTAGTCAACGGCAGGAAGGTAGTCAATCACAAACGGCCAATACACTCCAGGCCGAAGCCCTATCTTTGGCAGCCCAATTACTCGACGTTCGAGAGGTTAGCTGGGCCCTATCAATGGCAGGAGATTTGATGAAGCAGGATACGAATGCTCGTTTGCTACCTGTCGTCCATGCCTTAAGCATAAGTATGAAACAGGCTGCAGTCAGGAGGAAAGAAAAGCCACAAAGAGGGCGGTTCTTCCAACCGAATAACGATGAACTATCCAAAACCCCTTTCCCGACAGCACGACCTAATCTACCCTCCCATCGATTTAATCCCGAAAAATCCACTCAGTTTACACCACCTTCTTCTATACACTTTACGGAAAGTTGGCTCGATAGTTTGGTCAGGCTAAGTGGTCAACCCTCGCCCGACCTCACGAAATTAACCGAAAAGAAGAAGATCCGGGATTCGAGTCATCAACTGAGTCAGAGATTTGCCCAACGTGGCGATTACGCACAGGCCTATAACTATTATGTACAGTATACTGCCTACAAAGATAGTCTGGCGGCAGAAGTAACGGCCCGTCAACTGGCCGCTATTAAATTCCGGCAAACCAGTCAAAAGAAAGAAGCCCAGATCAAACTGCTGGTCGCCGAACGCAAACTTCGTGAACAGGATGCCCTGCAACAACGTCAGCTATTGTTACTCCTGGTCGGTCTGGCTTTCCTGCTACTAGCCTTTTCGATTACGCTGATCCGATCAAATCGGCAACGTATGCGAACAAACCAGCAGTTACATGACCAGAAAGAAGCCCTTCAACATACCCTTAGTGAGCTAAAAACAACACAAAACCAGCTTATTCAGTCTGAGAAAATGGCCGCACTCGGCGAACTGACCGCCGGTATTGCTCATGAAATTCAGAACCCGTTAAACTTCGTTAATAACTTTTCGGAAGTATCCGCCGAGTTAGTCGATGAGCTTGTAGAGGTTCAGCACGAAACCGGCCCAATCGATGAGTTACAGGCGGAGTTACTAGCCGATCTGAAACAGAACCTCCAGAAAATCACCCAACATGGTGGGCGGGCTTCAGCAATTGTAAAAGGCATGCTCGAACACAGCCGAAAAGTTACGGGCGAAAAAGAGCCAACGGACCTTAACAGCCTGGCAGAAGAGCAACTCCGGCTGACCTATCATACGATACAACGAAACGATTCTACATTCGAAGCCAATCTAACGACTGAACTCGATACGAACCTGGGTCTGACGAATGTAGTACAGCAGGAAATTAGCCGGGTTTTAATCAATCTGTACACCAATGCTTTTTATGCCCTTCAACAGAAACTTGCCTTAAATCCAACCGGTTTTACACCAGAGCTACGAGTCCATTCAGAACGCAGGGGAAAGTATATCCTGCTCTCGATCTGGGACAATGGCACAGGAATCCCTGAGGCAGTCCGAGAAAAAATATATCAGCCTTTTTTCACAACCAAGCCCAACGGAGTTGGCACTGGACTGGGCTTATCGCTCAGCTATGATATTATCACGAAAGGCTACGGCGGCACATTAACTCTATCTACCGAATACGGACAATTCACCGAGTTTACGATTACTCTGCCTGCATCCGATTAA
- a CDS encoding QcrA and Rieske domain-containing protein, whose translation MDTTFLPSDQPTMHRQDFFRLVGTSIGAIVLKRCMIGCSDQADGSPPPTPTTKKVDFTLRLDDRANENLTVKGGYVIANGVIVAQTKDGRYIAVSANCTHQNTQLVYKSVENQFYCPLHLSRFATNGDVIAGPAVVPLTQYTVETNLAAKTIRVHN comes from the coding sequence ATGGATACTACGTTTCTGCCCTCAGATCAGCCAACAATGCACCGTCAGGATTTTTTTCGGCTGGTTGGAACCAGTATTGGCGCCATAGTCCTTAAGCGCTGTATGATTGGCTGCAGCGATCAGGCGGATGGCTCTCCACCGCCCACACCTACTACAAAAAAAGTTGACTTTACATTACGGCTGGATGATCGGGCCAACGAAAATCTGACCGTAAAGGGAGGCTATGTAATCGCCAATGGAGTGATTGTTGCACAAACTAAAGATGGGCGGTATATAGCTGTTTCGGCCAACTGTACCCATCAAAACACTCAACTGGTTTATAAATCCGTAGAAAATCAATTCTATTGCCCACTCCACCTCTCCCGCTTCGCTACGAATGGCGATGTCATCGCTGGTCCGGCAGTCGTTCCGCTCACTCAATACACGGTTGAGACCAACCTGGCGGCAAAAACCATTCGAGTCCATAATTAA
- a CDS encoding class I SAM-dependent methyltransferase, translated as METKQKAVGNFNAVAPVYDFLAFVVFGRKLQQAQLTWLNRIPIGATILLVGGGTGWLLQQVLTRCLPKRVVYLEASAQMLARASRRMVRQSVMGSVEFRLGDETSLTDKDRFDVILTPFVLDLFSESFLQNSFVPQLYSVLKPGGLWLVTDFVPTTIGWQRTLLWMMIQFFRLTAGIPTRQLANWQRVLAAANLSAREQGHHLKGMVATDVWVR; from the coding sequence ATGGAAACCAAACAGAAGGCTGTCGGAAACTTTAATGCGGTTGCACCCGTTTACGATTTCCTCGCCTTCGTTGTGTTTGGTCGTAAGCTACAGCAGGCACAACTGACCTGGCTAAACCGGATTCCGATAGGGGCTACAATACTACTAGTCGGTGGTGGAACGGGCTGGCTGTTGCAGCAGGTATTGACGCGTTGCCTGCCAAAGCGGGTGGTTTATCTGGAAGCCTCGGCCCAGATGCTCGCCCGTGCCAGTCGGCGGATGGTACGGCAGTCGGTTATGGGTAGTGTCGAATTTCGATTGGGGGATGAAACCAGTTTGACCGATAAAGACCGTTTCGATGTGATACTGACGCCTTTTGTATTGGATCTCTTTTCGGAATCGTTTCTACAAAACTCATTCGTACCTCAGCTATACAGTGTGCTGAAACCGGGTGGCTTATGGTTGGTTACCGACTTTGTACCAACCACCATCGGATGGCAACGAACATTACTTTGGATGATGATCCAGTTTTTTCGGTTGACAGCGGGTATCCCGACCCGACAGTTAGCCAATTGGCAACGGGTGCTTGCAGCAGCTAACTTATCAGCACGGGAGCAGGGGCACCATCTGAAAGGAATGGTGGCTACTGATGTTTGGGTGCGGTAG